The following proteins are encoded in a genomic region of Helicobacter macacae MIT 99-5501:
- a CDS encoding 50S ribosomal protein L11 methyltransferase — MKTHYYETCIVPTGYFDIFCDYVLEMTGEAIEQKPITQKELQKSNQESTKSTTKTSAKSAREPAKDSTKNHTKTPTKNLSNPIWHCCNADFSEICANLAIAEAKGIESQMMIVRAESTPQSLLKELQDFTQTLSERVGEKVGFAYSVKKCENIDWIEAYKRGVSPIECARFYIRPSWCEPPKSSYVQTTKPPKSTKALKNTKSSTLIDIIIDPSLAFGSGHHASTFLCLEELHKVDLEWNLRNKVCLDLGCGSGILGIAMVKMGAKVDVCDIDEYAIEQTRKNFAQNRADYDKAYQSTLDKMLANPSFDAKYDLICANILADILLPLRDDFALALNRVKNRKNPKNCDKHIFTPLLILSGIIESKAPLIISHFCAKDSAFVLLDEKCKDEWVCLKFALQN, encoded by the coding sequence ATGAAAACACATTATTATGAGACTTGCATTGTCCCCACAGGATACTTTGACATTTTTTGCGATTATGTGCTTGAGATGACGGGAGAGGCTATCGAGCAAAAGCCTATAACGCAAAAAGAGCTTCAAAAATCTAACCAAGAATCTACAAAATCCACTACAAAAACTTCTGCAAAATCTGCAAGAGAACCTGCAAAAGATTCCACAAAAAACCATACAAAAACCCCAACCAAAAATCTTTCAAATCCTATATGGCATTGTTGCAATGCTGATTTTAGCGAAATTTGCGCAAACTTAGCGATAGCTGAAGCAAAAGGTATAGAATCCCAAATGATGATTGTCCGCGCAGAATCCACCCCACAAAGTCTTTTGAAAGAATTGCAGGATTTTACACAAACTTTAAGCGAGCGCGTAGGAGAAAAAGTAGGTTTTGCTTATAGTGTAAAAAAATGCGAAAATATTGATTGGATAGAAGCGTATAAGCGCGGTGTTAGCCCCATAGAGTGTGCGAGATTTTATATCCGTCCTTCGTGGTGTGAGCCACCAAAATCTAGCTATGTCCAAACGACAAAGCCACCAAAAAGCACAAAAGCACTCAAAAATACCAAATCTAGCACACTTATAGACATTATCATTGACCCGTCTTTAGCGTTTGGCTCTGGACATCACGCAAGCACTTTTTTGTGCCTAGAGGAGTTGCACAAAGTCGATTTGGAGTGGAATTTGCGCAATAAGGTTTGTTTAGATTTGGGCTGTGGAAGTGGGATTTTGGGCATAGCTATGGTAAAAATGGGTGCAAAAGTCGATGTGTGCGATATTGATGAATACGCCATAGAGCAAACGCGTAAAAATTTCGCGCAAAATCGTGCGGATTATGACAAAGCATATCAAAGCACGCTTGATAAAATGCTAGCAAACCCCTCATTTGATGCAAAATATGACCTTATTTGTGCAAATATTTTGGCTGATATTTTACTGCCTTTGCGAGATGATTTTGCGCTTGCCTTAAATCGTGTCAAAAATCGCAAAAACCCAAAAAACTGCGATAAACATATTTTTACTCCTCTGCTGATATTATCGGGAATTATTGAGAGCAAAGCTCCCCTTATCATCTCACATTTTTGTGCCAAAGATTCTGCCTTTGTTTTGCTTGATGAGAAGTGCAAAGATGAGTGGGTGTGCCTAAAATTTGCTTTGCAGAATTAG
- the pssA gene encoding CDP-diacylglycerol--serine O-phosphatidyltransferase produces MNINPLFILPNLFTAGGIFCGIVSIMLASNTRFELAAWLIVLAMVFDGLDGRVARLTHTTSKFGVEFDSLADIVAFGVAPAMLLYYYIPQIGSSYGFDGDYGLYRIFVCALFVIFGAIRLARFNVTTSNTEPNTFIGLPIPSAAVILVLWILLDLRYGFLAPKFSYALLILAFLLSILMVSNIRYPSFKKLRWNLKLFVILLIALAAIISSKFYVEIFCALLSGYMLYGIIRFIVLMCKVLLKKC; encoded by the coding sequence ATGAATATAAACCCTCTTTTTATCTTGCCAAACCTATTTACTGCAGGTGGAATCTTTTGCGGAATAGTAAGCATTATGCTTGCTTCAAACACACGCTTTGAGCTAGCGGCGTGGCTTATCGTGCTTGCTATGGTGTTTGATGGGCTTGATGGTAGAGTGGCTAGGCTTACACACACTACTAGCAAGTTTGGCGTGGAGTTTGATTCTCTAGCAGATATTGTAGCCTTTGGCGTAGCACCTGCTATGTTGCTTTATTACTACATTCCACAAATCGGCTCAAGCTACGGATTTGACGGGGATTATGGACTATATCGCATTTTTGTTTGTGCGTTGTTTGTCATATTTGGCGCGATTCGCTTAGCTAGGTTTAATGTAACGACAAGCAACACCGAGCCAAATACATTCATAGGGCTTCCCATACCTAGTGCAGCGGTGATTTTGGTGCTTTGGATTTTGCTTGATTTGCGCTATGGATTTTTAGCACCCAAGTTCAGCTACGCGCTTCTTATTTTGGCATTTTTGCTAAGCATTTTAATGGTAAGCAATATCCGCTACCCTAGCTTTAAAAAATTGCGATGGAATCTAAAGCTATTTGTCATCTTGCTAATCGCCCTTGCGGCGATTATTAGTTCAAAATTTTATGTGGAGATTTTTTGCGCACTTTTAAGCGGATATATGCTTTATGGCATTATTCGATTTATCGTGCTTATGTGCAAAGTCCTCCTTAAAAAATGCTAA
- a CDS encoding heavy metal translocating P-type ATPase — protein MKKDFGTDTYMDFSSQKDLAETLASTAPKSNTDGICSAKFYIEGMSCAACSASIERALSRKDFIKSAQINLITKSAIVKYDSTKASLDDIFALISKLGFSPFVADSATKQKLDFTKPSATTLGTNSTTTHAQTTAKPPSQILKKLRFFITSFNSLDKRLLPPKLRILCSVLATLLVLYLSMFPMFSSSVLIAPFDDFGINIATQIICTLIVAHMGRDFYFKGFATLFARTPTMDSLIAISTASAFAYSLWLLMFHTHGGEIPHLYFESICVIITFVLCGKSLESSAKSQANEVINALLSRNVKNAIKLDSLTHKVESNIPIDSIKEGDLLKVLPYSFVPVDGVVASGDCAIDESMLSGEVLPVPKSIDSPLFAGSLNTTQAFIMRATSSAKNSSLSAMIALIEEAITSKPHISRIADKVASVFVPAVIVIALIAGSIWSVAKDFSFGFEIFISTLVISCPCALGLATPLAVMIGNALANKNGVFFKNAQSFETASKVSDVVFDKTGTLTDSALEVREVLPFGEISKDEILAMGASIERGSEHIIAKALIKAATQSVANKSYDFSDFVAYAGLGIKATMKEASDKKGQVFVLGSEKFFKNLDSSISLKSLEKDAICVYLGVQNQDNTYKILGVIYLQDSIKSEAFRLIEALKRRNITPHILSGDIASNVSRVAQELQIDDFIAQASPKDKLEFIQNISQKSTKKSTQKYTQKFAQKDSKNPQNLVMMIGDGVNDVGALQASDISVSFKEASEVSEKSADIIIYSHDLGKIYYAISLSKAVLANIKQNLFWAFCYNALCIPLACGVLYGFGVLLNPMIAAFAMSASSLSVVLNAQRLWRFR, from the coding sequence GTGAAAAAAGATTTTGGCACAGATACATATATGGACTTTTCATCACAAAAAGATTTAGCAGAGACTTTAGCTAGCACTGCGCCAAAATCAAACACAGATGGGATTTGTAGTGCGAAGTTTTATATCGAGGGTATGAGCTGTGCAGCGTGTAGTGCAAGCATAGAGCGTGCGCTATCTCGCAAAGATTTTATAAAATCCGCTCAAATAAACCTAATCACAAAGTCTGCTATTGTCAAATACGATAGCACAAAAGCTAGCTTAGATGATATTTTTGCCCTTATCTCAAAGCTAGGATTTTCGCCATTTGTAGCAGATTCTGCCACAAAGCAAAAACTAGATTTTACAAAACCTAGCGCAACTACTTTAGGCACAAATTCCACTACAACGCACGCGCAAACCACAGCAAAACCCCCAAGCCAAATCTTAAAAAAACTCCGCTTTTTTATCACTTCTTTTAATTCCCTTGACAAAAGACTTTTGCCACCAAAATTGCGGATTTTGTGTAGTGTGCTTGCCACACTTCTTGTGCTATATTTATCGATGTTTCCTATGTTTAGCTCTAGCGTGCTTATTGCGCCATTTGATGATTTTGGTATAAATATCGCCACACAGATTATTTGCACACTCATTGTCGCACATATGGGGAGGGATTTTTATTTCAAGGGCTTTGCTACGCTTTTTGCCCGCACACCTACTATGGATTCTCTAATCGCTATTAGCACCGCAAGTGCGTTTGCATATAGCTTGTGGCTTTTGATGTTTCATACACACGGCGGAGAGATACCACATTTATATTTTGAGAGTATTTGTGTGATTATCACATTTGTGCTTTGTGGCAAATCCTTAGAATCAAGTGCGAAATCCCAAGCAAACGAAGTGATAAACGCGCTTTTATCGCGCAATGTCAAAAACGCCATAAAGCTAGATTCACTCACACATAAAGTAGAGTCAAATATCCCCATAGATTCTATCAAAGAGGGCGATTTGCTAAAGGTTTTGCCTTATAGCTTTGTCCCTGTCGATGGCGTGGTGGCTAGCGGGGATTGTGCCATAGATGAGTCAATGCTAAGCGGGGAGGTTTTGCCCGTGCCAAAAAGTATAGATTCTCCACTTTTTGCAGGCTCGCTAAACACCACACAAGCATTTATAATGCGTGCAACTTCTAGCGCAAAAAATAGCAGCCTAAGCGCGATGATAGCACTCATAGAGGAGGCTATCACTTCTAAGCCACACATTTCGCGCATAGCTGATAAAGTCGCAAGTGTATTTGTCCCCGCTGTGATTGTTATCGCACTTATCGCAGGAAGCATTTGGAGTGTGGCAAAAGATTTTAGCTTTGGATTTGAGATTTTTATCAGCACTCTAGTGATTTCTTGCCCTTGTGCTTTGGGGCTAGCCACACCGCTAGCAGTGATGATAGGCAATGCCCTAGCAAACAAAAATGGCGTATTTTTCAAAAACGCGCAAAGTTTTGAAACCGCCTCAAAAGTCAGCGATGTTGTATTTGACAAAACAGGCACGCTTACAGATTCTGCCCTGGAAGTGCGCGAAGTGCTACCTTTTGGCGAAATATCAAAAGATGAGATTTTGGCTATGGGTGCTAGCATAGAAAGAGGTAGTGAGCATATCATCGCAAAAGCCCTCATAAAAGCAGCTACACAAAGCGTGGCTAATAAGAGCTATGATTTTAGCGATTTTGTCGCTTACGCAGGGCTAGGCATAAAAGCCACGATGAAAGAAGCTAGCGATAAAAAGGGGCAAGTTTTTGTGCTAGGAAGTGAAAAGTTTTTTAAAAATTTAGATTCTAGTATATCTCTAAAATCACTTGAAAAAGACGCGATTTGCGTGTATCTAGGAGTGCAAAACCAAGACAACACATACAAAATCTTAGGCGTGATTTATCTGCAAGATAGCATAAAAAGCGAGGCTTTTAGACTGATAGAAGCATTAAAAAGGCGCAATATCACGCCACATATCTTAAGTGGGGATATTGCTAGCAATGTTAGTCGCGTGGCACAAGAATTGCAAATAGATGATTTCATCGCGCAAGCTAGCCCAAAAGACAAGCTAGAATTTATCCAAAATATAAGTCAAAAATCTACAAAAAAATCCACGCAAAAATACACACAAAAATTTGCGCAAAAAGATTCCAAAAACCCCCAAAATCTCGTAATGATGATAGGTGATGGCGTAAATGATGTGGGCGCACTGCAAGCAAGTGATATTTCAGTTAGCTTCAAAGAAGCAAGTGAGGTAAGCGAAAAAAGCGCGGATATTATCATTTATAGCCACGATTTAGGCAAAATCTACTATGCGATTAGCTTAAGCAAAGCAGTGCTAGCAAATATTAAGCAAAATCTATTTTGGGCGTTTTGTTATAACGCGCTTTGTATCCCGCTAGCGTGCGGTGTGCTGTATGGATTTGGTGTGCTTCTAAATCCTATGATTGCCGCATTTGCAATGAGCGCAAGTAGCCTTAGTGTGGTTTTAAATGCGCAAAGATTGTGGCGATTTAGATAA
- a CDS encoding 2-isopropylmalate synthase — MKNTTNDRIIIFDTTLRDGEQSPGASMNIEEKIQIALQLEKLGVDVIEAGFAASSPGDFEAIHQIASRLTTTSVCSLARAVDSDIEAAAKAITPAKLKRIHTFIATSPIHMQYKLKLPPNEVIKRAVNAVGLAKSLCEDVEFSCEDALRSDIGFLKEILPAVIEAGASTINLPDTVGYRLPNEIASFMSEIHSFLYERFGEKALLSTHCHNDLGLAVANSIAAIQSGVRQVECTINGLGERAGNTALEEIVMILKTRKDLFGIDSTLDKNPSKNSLDTRINTKEIYATSKLVADITGIRPQPNKAIVGKNAFAHESGIHQDGVLKNPETYEIMRPSDIGIPDSSGLILGKHSGRAAFKDKIKELGFALNDEEILVAFGKFKQLCDSKKEVFDEDISAILREQSSHIPQVFSLNLLQVSACSSGKFCAAVSISKLESDSSKQIKEVEYSDSALGNGAVDCVLKSIDRISDISGHLLDYKVESVSKGKDALAKVVVKVAFEDAKKAMIGHGIDIDTMSATAKAYISALNSYLSMKNFLGKTFWENKNL, encoded by the coding sequence ATGAAAAACACAACAAACGATAGAATCATCATATTTGATACGACATTGCGAGATGGGGAGCAAAGCCCCGGAGCTTCTATGAATATTGAGGAAAAAATCCAAATCGCATTGCAGCTAGAAAAACTAGGCGTGGATGTCATTGAAGCAGGGTTTGCAGCGTCTAGTCCGGGAGATTTTGAAGCCATACACCAAATCGCTTCAAGGCTTACTACTACGAGCGTTTGCTCACTTGCTCGTGCGGTAGATAGCGACATAGAAGCAGCAGCAAAGGCGATAACCCCAGCCAAACTAAAAAGAATCCACACCTTTATCGCCACAAGCCCAATCCATATGCAATACAAACTAAAACTCCCACCAAATGAAGTCATCAAACGCGCTGTCAATGCCGTAGGACTTGCAAAGTCTTTATGCGAAGATGTGGAGTTTAGCTGTGAGGATGCACTTAGAAGTGATATAGGGTTTTTAAAAGAAATCTTGCCAGCTGTGATTGAAGCAGGGGCTAGCACGATAAATCTGCCCGATACTGTTGGCTATCGCTTGCCAAATGAAATCGCTTCATTTATGAGTGAAATCCACAGCTTTCTTTATGAGAGATTTGGGGAGAAAGCATTGCTATCTACGCATTGTCATAATGACTTGGGGCTAGCGGTGGCAAACTCTATCGCTGCGATACAAAGTGGTGTGCGACAGGTAGAGTGCACGATAAATGGTTTGGGCGAGAGAGCAGGTAACACCGCATTAGAAGAAATCGTAATGATACTAAAGACACGAAAAGATTTATTTGGGATAGATTCTACCCTTGATAAAAATCCTAGCAAAAATTCGCTTGATACGCGCATAAATACTAAAGAGATTTATGCCACAAGTAAGCTAGTAGCCGACATAACAGGTATCCGCCCCCAGCCAAACAAGGCTATCGTAGGCAAAAACGCATTTGCACACGAGAGCGGAATCCACCAAGATGGCGTGCTAAAAAACCCAGAGACTTACGAGATTATGCGACCTAGTGATATTGGCATACCAGATTCTAGTGGATTGATTTTGGGCAAGCATTCGGGTAGGGCGGCATTTAAAGATAAAATAAAAGAACTAGGATTTGCGCTAAATGATGAGGAAATCCTAGTCGCTTTTGGTAAATTTAAGCAACTTTGCGATAGCAAAAAAGAAGTCTTTGATGAGGATATTAGTGCCATTTTGCGTGAGCAATCAAGCCATATTCCTCAAGTATTTAGCCTAAATCTACTCCAAGTAAGCGCGTGTAGTAGTGGTAAATTTTGCGCTGCTGTGAGTATCAGCAAGCTAGAATCAGATTCAAGTAAGCAGATAAAAGAAGTAGAATACAGCGATTCTGCGCTTGGAAATGGCGCGGTAGATTGCGTGCTAAAAAGCATTGATAGGATTAGTGATATTAGCGGGCATTTGCTTGACTACAAGGTAGAATCCGTAAGCAAAGGCAAAGACGCCCTAGCCAAAGTCGTAGTCAAAGTCGCTTTTGAGGATGCTAAAAAAGCAATGATAGGACACGGCATAGATATTGACACGATGAGTGCAACTGCAAAGGCATATATCTCTGCGCTAAATAGCTATCTTTCTATGAAAAACTTTTTGGGAAAAACTTTTTGGGAAAATAAAAATTTGTGA
- a CDS encoding chemotaxis response regulator CheY, with protein sequence MRLLVVDDSSTMRRIIKNTLERLGYQDILEAEHGVQAWEIMDGQEGIGVLITDWNMPEMNGLDLVKKVRADGRYKEIPIIMVTTEGGKSEVITALKAGVNNYIVKPFTPQVLKEKLEVVLGVND encoded by the coding sequence TTGAGATTATTAGTCGTTGATGATAGCTCCACAATGAGACGAATCATAAAAAACACTCTTGAGCGACTAGGCTACCAAGATATTTTAGAAGCCGAGCACGGGGTGCAAGCGTGGGAGATTATGGATGGGCAAGAGGGCATAGGGGTGCTGATAACAGACTGGAATATGCCTGAAATGAATGGGCTTGATTTGGTAAAAAAGGTTCGCGCTGATGGGCGATACAAGGAGATTCCAATCATTATGGTAACCACAGAGGGTGGCAAGTCTGAAGTCATTACCGCGCTAAAAGCTGGCGTGAATAACTACATTGTGAAGCCATTTACCCCTCAAGTGCTAAAAGAAAAGCTAGAGGTCGTGCTAGGTGTAAATGATTGA
- the hisA gene encoding 1-(5-phosphoribosyl)-5-[(5-phosphoribosylamino)methylideneamino]imidazole-4-carboxamide isomerase, protein MLEIFPAIDLKGGKAVRLYQGEFDSAKIYGEAHDFLRLFEEAGAKWVHIVDLDGALSGKNENLALIESLRKSTSLQIQVGGGIRDEEAIKRYINIGVDRVILGSIALKNVEFTKTVASSYPVVVGIDARGGKVAVEGWGSVSEIDALELAGEYRDSAIEGVICTDISKDGALSGINIDFTLSIAKACGKPTIASGGCKGIEDVTKLKKAFEGENLAGGIIIGKAFYEGKINLKEAIKEANR, encoded by the coding sequence ATGCTAGAGATTTTTCCTGCGATTGATTTAAAAGGCGGCAAGGCTGTTAGGCTATATCAAGGCGAGTTTGATAGTGCGAAAATCTATGGAGAAGCACACGATTTTTTGCGTTTATTTGAAGAGGCTGGGGCAAAGTGGGTGCATATTGTCGATTTAGATGGTGCACTAAGTGGAAAGAATGAAAATCTAGCATTGATAGAATCTTTGCGTAAAAGCACTTCACTACAAATCCAAGTAGGAGGTGGAATTCGCGATGAAGAGGCTATCAAGCGATATATAAATATCGGTGTGGATAGAGTGATACTTGGCTCAATCGCGCTAAAAAATGTAGAATTTACCAAGACTGTGGCAAGTAGCTATCCTGTGGTGGTAGGCATAGACGCTAGAGGTGGCAAAGTCGCAGTAGAGGGCTGGGGAAGTGTAAGTGAGATAGATGCGCTAGAGCTAGCAGGGGAGTATAGAGATAGTGCCATAGAGGGTGTTATCTGCACAGATATTTCAAAAGATGGAGCATTAAGCGGGATAAATATTGATTTCACACTCTCTATTGCAAAGGCTTGTGGCAAGCCAACTATCGCAAGTGGCGGGTGCAAAGGCATAGAAGATGTAACCAAACTAAAAAAGGCTTTTGAGGGCGAAAATCTAGCTGGTGGGATTATAATCGGCAAGGCTTTTTATGAGGGGAAAATCAACTTAAAAGAAGCGATAAAAGAGGCTAACCGCTAG
- a CDS encoding heavy-metal-associated domain-containing protein, whose translation MQNLTLKVGGIHCENCASKVKSILKGIKGVKHIEVEVIKMQGSGIVKIEFDAPASIEAIKEEILDCGYEVLE comes from the coding sequence ATGCAAAATCTCACTCTAAAAGTTGGTGGTATCCATTGTGAAAACTGCGCAAGCAAAGTAAAATCCATTCTAAAAGGCATAAAAGGTGTAAAGCACATAGAAGTGGAAGTGATAAAAATGCAGGGAAGTGGTATTGTCAAAATCGAGTTTGACGCACCTGCTAGTATTGAGGCGATAAAAGAGGAAATCCTAGATTGTGGCTATGAAGTGCTAGAATAA
- the ftsH gene encoding ATP-dependent zinc metalloprotease FtsH, producing the protein MKQNPILLFIVFAVIAMFVVKFSSGDSTLFSTAFGGNATRSMEYSELKQLISSRQVSNVSIGQTIIKANGIDSNGAKITFIARKVADPTLVQLLEENGIPYGGFSESNFLTDMFGWLLPIFIFLGLWMFLASRMQKNMGGGIFGMGSSKKLVNAEKPKVKFDDMAGNEEAKEEVVEIVDFLKYPDRYAAVGAKIPKGVLLVGPPGTGKTLLAKAVAGEANVPFFSMSGSSFIEMFVGLGASRVRDLFEMAKKEAPSIIFIDEIDAIGKSRAAGGMVGGNDEREQTLNQLLAEMDGFGSENAPVIVLAATNRPEVLDPALLRPGRFDRQVLVDKPDFSGRLEILKVHIKAVKLSRDVDLEEIAKLTAGLAGADLANIINEAALLAGRNNQKEVSQSNLKEAVERGIAGLEKKSRRISPKEKKIVAYHESGHALIAEMTKGASKVNKVSIIPRGMAALGYTLNTPEENKYLMQKHELLAEVDVLLGGRAAEDVFLGEISTGASNDLERATDILKAMISYYGMTNENGLMVLEKQRNAFLGGGLGSSREFSEKTAESVDSFVRATLDSRFSEVKKTLKSYDGAIELMVKELFDKEVIDGTRVREIITDFEKQNDMPTRIVPQEQEEEV; encoded by the coding sequence ATGAAGCAAAATCCTATTTTACTTTTTATCGTTTTTGCCGTGATTGCTATGTTTGTAGTGAAGTTTAGCAGTGGCGATTCTACGCTTTTTAGCACCGCTTTTGGTGGTAATGCGACTCGCAGTATGGAATACTCCGAACTAAAGCAGCTCATCTCTAGCCGTCAAGTAAGCAATGTAAGCATAGGGCAAACTATCATCAAGGCAAATGGTATAGATTCTAATGGTGCAAAGATTACTTTCATAGCGCGAAAAGTAGCCGACCCTACGCTAGTTCAGTTATTAGAAGAGAATGGCATTCCTTATGGTGGGTTTAGCGAGAGCAACTTTTTGACAGATATGTTTGGCTGGTTGCTACCCATTTTTATTTTTCTTGGACTTTGGATGTTTTTGGCAAGCAGAATGCAAAAAAATATGGGCGGTGGGATATTTGGTATGGGAAGCTCAAAAAAGCTCGTAAATGCTGAAAAACCCAAAGTGAAATTTGATGATATGGCAGGCAATGAAGAAGCAAAAGAAGAAGTTGTAGAAATCGTGGATTTTCTAAAATACCCTGATAGATACGCTGCTGTGGGGGCAAAAATCCCAAAAGGCGTCTTGCTTGTAGGACCACCGGGCACAGGTAAGACTTTGCTTGCAAAGGCAGTGGCAGGCGAAGCAAATGTTCCGTTTTTTTCTATGAGTGGGAGTAGTTTTATAGAAATGTTTGTGGGGCTTGGTGCAAGTCGCGTGCGTGATTTGTTTGAAATGGCAAAAAAAGAAGCACCTAGCATTATTTTTATTGATGAGATTGATGCTATCGGCAAATCTCGCGCTGCGGGTGGAATGGTAGGCGGGAATGATGAGCGAGAACAAACACTAAATCAGCTTTTGGCAGAAATGGACGGCTTTGGTAGTGAAAACGCCCCTGTCATTGTGCTAGCTGCGACAAACCGCCCTGAAGTGCTTGACCCTGCATTGCTTCGACCGGGGCGATTTGATAGGCAAGTCTTGGTTGATAAGCCAGATTTTAGCGGTAGGCTAGAGATTCTAAAGGTGCATATCAAAGCTGTGAAGCTATCACGCGATGTTGATTTGGAAGAAATCGCAAAACTTACCGCAGGACTTGCGGGAGCTGATTTAGCAAATATCATCAACGAAGCTGCACTACTTGCAGGTAGAAACAACCAAAAAGAAGTATCTCAAAGCAATCTAAAAGAAGCAGTCGAGCGAGGAATCGCAGGGCTAGAGAAAAAATCTCGCAGAATCTCCCCCAAAGAAAAGAAAATAGTAGCCTATCACGAGAGCGGACACGCCCTCATAGCTGAAATGACAAAGGGTGCTTCCAAAGTCAATAAGGTATCTATCATTCCGCGTGGTATGGCAGCACTTGGCTACACGCTAAACACGCCTGAAGAAAACAAATACCTTATGCAAAAGCACGAGTTGCTAGCAGAGGTTGATGTGCTACTTGGTGGGCGTGCAGCTGAAGATGTGTTTTTGGGCGAAATCTCCACAGGTGCTAGCAATGACTTAGAGCGGGCTACTGACATACTAAAAGCGATGATAAGCTACTATGGTATGACAAATGAAAATGGACTTATGGTGTTAGAAAAGCAACGCAACGCATTTTTGGGTGGTGGGCTTGGTAGCTCAAGGGAATTTAGCGAAAAAACTGCAGAGAGTGTGGATAGCTTTGTGCGAGCTACGCTAGATTCTCGCTTCAGTGAAGTCAAAAAGACGCTAAAAAGCTATGATGGCGCGATAGAACTAATGGTAAAAGAATTGTTTGACAAAGAGGTTATTGACGGCACGCGTGTGCGCGAAATCATCACTGATTTTGAAAAACAAAACGATATGCCAACGCGCATTGTCCCGCAAGAACAAGAGGAGGAGGTTTAG
- a CDS encoding phosphatidylserine decarboxylase, with translation MNNTQIITKESFNGLFALGIWIVFCWFFDFSFGTFIGVLGLLAWIWAYRNPERIALQQGKDIVLAPIDGYISNIEQLDNGVCIHIKVGFFDVGLVRAPTNCKELSISKQAGLLAYFSPLNESLNESLHAKSKNFEIMLLPRIFRHSSFYAPIEYKAGDRIGFMKVGEVKMRVYGNIEMISRIGDKIQAGVSVVGNLR, from the coding sequence ATGAACAACACGCAAATCATTACAAAAGAAAGCTTTAATGGACTTTTTGCGCTTGGGATTTGGATAGTTTTTTGCTGGTTTTTTGATTTTTCATTTGGGACATTTATCGGTGTTTTGGGGCTTTTGGCTTGGATTTGGGCTTATAGAAATCCTGAGCGAATCGCCTTGCAACAAGGCAAAGACATTGTATTAGCCCCGATAGATGGCTATATCAGCAATATTGAGCAATTAGATAACGGTGTTTGCATACATATCAAGGTGGGGTTTTTTGATGTGGGCTTGGTGCGTGCACCTACGAATTGCAAGGAGCTATCTATTTCTAAGCAGGCAGGGCTTTTGGCGTATTTTTCTCCGCTAAATGAAAGCCTAAATGAAAGCCTACACGCAAAAAGCAAAAACTTTGAAATTATGCTTTTGCCACGCATTTTTAGGCATTCTTCGTTTTATGCACCTATCGAATACAAAGCGGGCGATAGAATCGGCTTTATGAAAGTAGGCGAAGTAAAAATGCGTGTTTATGGCAATATCGAGATGATAAGCAGGATTGGGGACAAAATCCAAGCAGGCGTTAGTGTGGTGGGAAATCTACGCTAA